TTCTGGCGGCGTCGGTTGACGAGTAGCCCCTTCGCCGACTTGACCGTGTCGATGCTGGCAACAATGGAGTCGGCGTGGCAGGAGATCGCGCGGACTGCATCTTTGGTTGCCGCATAGACCTTGCCAGTAGTCGGGTCATAGGCCATATCCTTCAGACCCTTCCCGACCGGGATGATCTTCAGCAGCCCGTTGGTGGCGCAGTCTATCACCGAGACGGTCTTGTCGATGGTGTCGCCACAATACAGCTTGTCACTGCCACTGCTGTAGCAGAGCAGCGTCGGCCGGGACCCGACGAGAATCGAACCGACCACGTTGTTGGTGGCACAGTCGATGACGCCGATGCGGCCCTGCGACGGGTGCGAAACGTACAGACGGTTGTGCCTGCTGACCAGCAGTGCCCCTCCAACCCCTGCGTTGGTGTAGATGCGCCTGACACGCTGGAACGTATTCCCGTCCACCACGATGATGTCCGAAGTCTCACTCGCGACGTAGATGTTGTCGGTCGAACTCCCGAAAGCCAGATGGTACGGCGGCCTCAGTGGCCCCAGCGAGTCCGGCAGCAGGATTGTATCGGGAACCGGCGGGCTCCATCCGAAACACAGACCTGCACTCAGCACCAGCGCGCACGCGAACAACGGCCCGACGGCCAGATTCTGAAGGGAGTCTAGACGACCACTAAGCCAACCACGGCCACTGACACAGCGCCTCATGCGTACCTCCTAGCACAACCATGATCTTGACGGCCTCTGCTCCGTTGCGGCGTGACACTCCGCGCCGCCGCGCACAGGGCTACCCTGGCCCTTTCGGCCCGATTGTATGAGCTTGAGTTCCGTCCCGACAATCCGCGTAGTCTTCCAATAGACAAGTACTGCCTCCAGGACTTCAGTTCTTGTACCAGCCGGCGTTGTAGCACCCTGTTTGGCAGATCCCTTGCCTGCCATGCCAAACGTCAGCCGAATTGTAGAGCGTACACTCTGTCAAGTCAACAAGAATTACACTTCGCGCAGGTAGCGGCCGAGACTGCGTGTTACAGGCAGGACTCTCGCCCCCCCCCATGATTTTCATGACATCATGACATTTATGTCAGGTTCAAGGGTGACCCAGAATCCCTCCCCGCCGCGCGTCAATGGCATCGGGCCGCGCCCCAATTCCGCCCGGCCGGCAACTCGCGGCTGACGGCGGCAGCCCCGGGCTGACTGTCGGGGGGTCTAGAGGGCTTTCTGGTAGATGCGGAAGCGCTTGGCGATCTGACCGCCGACGCGCTCCATCTCGGCCCGCATCTTGAGGTTGGTCTCGAGCTCGTGGTGGCTGTCGATCTGCTCGAACCCGGCTGCGATGGCAGAGCGCATCATCGCCCCGCCGAGCATCACGTCGATGCCGCGGCCCCGGTAGTCGGCATGGATGGCGCCGAGGAAGAGGTCGAGCTGCTTCGTCTTCTTCGTCGCGGCCTCTATCTGGAAGACGCCGAACGGTAGGACGTGCCCCTTGCACTGACGCAGGCCGACGTTCATGTTGGGCATGCCGATGATGAAACCGACCAGGTCCTCGCCTCGCGCCACGGCTTTGACGAACCGCGGGTCGATAACCGGCAGGTACTGCCGGACCAGCGCGTTGATCTCTGCCTCAGTCAGCGTCACGTAGCCGTAGATGTCCTGGTAGGTCTGGTTCATCAGGCCGAAGACCAGTGCGATGTATGGCCGCAGTTCCCCGGTGCTGGTGAACTCCAGCAGCCGCAGGTCGGACTGCCGCATCACCCGCGCCGCTATCTTCTCGTAGAATTCGGGCAGCTTGTCCGGAACCCGGATGAGGTAGTCGACGTAGTCCACTTCCTTCACGTAGCCCGCAGCATCGACGAACCCGACCATGTATGGGAAGTTGTGTAGCGAGGCGAGGGTCGGTTCATGGTCGAAGCCCTCGTAGAGGAACCCTTGCGGGTCCTGGTCCGAGAAGCCCATCGGCCCGACCATCTTCCTCATGCCCAACCGGCGCGCCCAGTTCTCGACGAACGCAATCAGTGCGTTGAAGACGTCCTGCTCCTCGTAGCATTCTATGAAACCGAACCGGCCGGTGCTTTCGTGCCGGATTTCATTACTCCTGCGGTTGATTATTCCCATGACTCGACCGACCACCTTGCCGTCGCGCCGCGCCAGGGCCAGGACCGTGTCGGCGTACCCGAAGGCACGGTTCTTCTTCGCGTCGAAGTACTTCCATTCGTCCATGTATATGGGCGGTATCCATAGCGGGTTGGTCCGGTTGACCTTGGCCGGCAGGTAGATGAACTCGCGCAGCTCCTGACGCTTGCGTATCTCAGCGACTTCGAGCGGCATCGTGCAGGCCTACTTGCCTGCAGCCCGCTTCTGCACCTTGCGCACGTCCGAGTCCATGAACGAGAAGACGAAGCCCGGCCACATCCGCTTCATCGTCCAAGTC
Above is a genomic segment from candidate division WOR-3 bacterium containing:
- a CDS encoding YncE family protein; translated protein: MRRCVSGRGWLSGRLDSLQNLAVGPLFACALVLSAGLCFGWSPPVPDTILLPDSLGPLRPPYHLAFGSSTDNIYVASETSDIIVVDGNTFQRVRRIYTNAGVGGALLVSRHNRLYVSHPSQGRIGVIDCATNNVVGSILVGSRPTLLCYSSGSDKLYCGDTIDKTVSVIDCATNGLLKIIPVGKGLKDMAYDPTTGKVYAATKDAVRAISCHADSIVASIDTVKSAKGLLVNRRRQ